In the Periophthalmus magnuspinnatus isolate fPerMag1 chromosome 11, fPerMag1.2.pri, whole genome shotgun sequence genome, GGTATATTAATGGAGGGGTTTCCTGTCTCTACAGAAATCCAGGTCAAAGAGCTGGACAAGCGCGCCTCTGGCCAGGCCTTTGAGGTCATTCTCGGGGAGCCAGACTCAAAGGGCGAgttccctctgtctccccccaAAAAGAAGGACGTGTCACTGGAGGAGATCCAGAGGAAACTGGATGCAGCTGAGGAGAGGCGCAAGGTTGGTACAActttctccctcctttcacTCTCCTGGGACAAGTGCAATGAGAAACATCAAGTGTACCTGTACAACTTGTCACATGCACAGGTGCCTTGAGGACAGATGCAATCCTGCACCAGACGGTAAAAACTGCGTCCAATTTATTTACCCTCACACACTTGCAAAGCTGTTTTGGTTTGCAGAACTTGAGCTAAAATGATACAACATGAACAAAAAGGAAAtgcctttatttaaaaagaCTTGGAAATTCACAAATTAAGCTCATGGTTGCTCTTCCCATTTCATTTAATGTTTAGTtatgggtttgtttgttttttttcaaattcagcaAATGTGTAAAATCCTATATGCCACCATTTTTAGCACTCAACTTGACAAATCCAGGCTATTATTGTGTATATAGTTTATGTTGTAGGAAACTATCAGTAAAATTTGCTTAAAATTGTTTCAGAGTCAAAAAGCAGAGTTCCAGAAGCACGTGGCAGAGAAGCGTGAGCACATAAAGGAGGTGCAACAGAAGGCACAGGAGGAGAACAAcaacttcagcaagatggctgAGGAGAAGCTCAACCAGAAAATGGAGGCCAACAAGGAGAACCGCACAGCCCTTATGGCAGCTATGAATGAGAAGTTCAAGGAGAAGGTATTTGCTTCTGTCTAACTAAATGAAAGACACTACTTCTGATGGCTGACTAATCATATTTCACTCTCTGACCAGGACAAGAAGTTGGAAGAAGTGCGAAAAAACAAGGAAACCAAAGATGGCACTGAAGAGGGCGCCTCGGAAGACTGAACCGTACCAGCTGGGGATTGTATAGGGTTTTTTACGTATCCAaagattgatttattttttgtttttcactacCCACCTTTTTGAACTGAGAAAACCCAGTTCCACTTTGTGAAATTTTCAGCTCCCCTGCTTTAAGTGTTCTTGCTGGTTTTACTTGTGGCTCGTCCCTCCCCACTGTCAGTCTAATGAGTTTCATATGTAGCTTGTGCCGCTTCTGCCCTTTCTGAAAATAAGCAGTGTACACCTATCCTTTTGTGAGGAAGCATGTTTCTATGCATAGGTCTTTTATCCTGGCATATTTCATAGTGTGTTCTCGAAGTGTCCTGTGAACCACACATTTTGGCACTTAAATTGTATATGAAGAGTAGCACAACATTTGAGGCATCGGCTGTTATATACATGCAGCTTTGCTCCCATCCTCTGCTTGTTGCTCCTCCCAATCATTTGTGCCACTGCTGATTCtttgcttttgtaaaaatatggGGTTCTCTTCAAAGCACATGACTCGCACTGTATAACTGTGAACCGACTTGAATGGATGCCAACTAGAACAGACTAGACTGGGCTCTACACGAGGAATGCAAAAGAGCAATACACTTTGGCAACTCGTATACAGTGGCTGGTTGACTTGAACTGttgaactaaaataataaaaaaaaatatggaaacTCAAACTGCCTGGTTTTCTTATTGAAATGTGATGTCTGTGTACAGCTGATGGTGACCTCCTGTTGACCTGTCGACAAACAGCTGTGGTTTCATGTGCAATCCAAATCTGATGTCTCAAGTGGAGTTATACCTGTAAAATGACACGTAAACAGTAAAATCCCCTGGTTTCGTATTATGGTCCCTTTGGCTACTCAtcagattttgcagtttacatgtCACTTAAATCTTAAAGGTTCATAAACAGATTTGGGTGTGAAAGCAAAAGAAGCCACCGATTCAGTCATTTGGTTTAATTTGACTAAATCTGGCCTAAATCCAATTTATTTCAAATGCCACATTTTACCACACTTTCATCATCATTGGTAAAACTTTAGGACCACGTGCTGCTGTCTGGTGGTAACTGGCTTATTAaataagtatttaagtacaggATGTTTTCATTTAACTAACACTTAACACTGTAGCCTTTTGCTCTCATAACCGTATAAACTTTTAAGTGTCACATGGTTATTGGACAGTGCTTTGTCAACACTACATTTGTGCTCTTTAGTGTGCTCTCCCAGCGTTTGGAAGATGAATGTTGAAATTTGCAGATACAAACTCTGACTCCTTTCATCTAGAGTTATCTGAAAGACAAACTACAGTCTCTGCCTCCATCTAGTGGCAGTCTTTTCCATTACGCGTGaacgtttttttttcctccttcaaataaatgcaaacaagcaaaatgaaaacaaaaacttttatgTACAGTAACAAAATGATTTAGAATTTTATATTCACAATGCACTTGAAATCTGAACACAACTACTTGCAGGTAGTTTATAACTCTACAAGTTATAATTGACTTTTATTGTTTAACAGTATTACAGTCATCTTGTATGATTCATGCACTGTGAAAAATGTCACGGTGTGCTGCCACCTCAATATCCTCAATACAGTCAGAACAGGCACAGCCTCTGAGCAGGTGCTCATCTTGTGAAGGAATAGTGGTCAAGTGTTGCCTTATCTTGCTTTATAATATCTGCTTTATAATATAACTCACTTAactcactttataatatctgcactaaactggacactttataacaccggtcactttaataagccactttgcactgttgttctgatgctgctgttgtatatattttctccctttaagtatttcacttgatttttttttaagcatatctttttaactttgtgcatgcccttatttgtatttgtatttattcagtgtgtttatgttgcactttttcaccgaagcaagttcctagtttgtgaactgtgttcacagactatggcaataaaagtcttctgattctgattctgattaaagAAAATTATCTGGTGAAGTTCTAGTTTTGTGCACTTCTGCTTTACTCAAAATGTAACAGGTAgacttattttttgtaattgcaGATTTTTGTAAATACTGCTGACTGTTATGGCTTAACAGCATTTGTCAGTTGCCACATTTTCTCAGTGTGATTATTGCATTGGCACAAAGAATCTTCAGCCTAATGACAAAGCTGTACGACAGTgttacataaacatcattatagTTTTCATCAAACTGCACGTTGTGCTTTTATTGCCAAAGTCTGTTCAAACTGACATTAATACTTCTCCCATGTTCTAGATGTTGATGCCTTACACTCCACAGCCACAGGAGGACAATGTTGCTCTACAAATAGCTGCTGCCGTCTCCTTCGGTATAGAAAGATAAACTGATACCAACTGTTGTTAATTCCTGGATCATGTCCAAAAGCATAAAAGTGCAGCGTGTTCCCTGCTCACTGAGGCGGTGGCTCTGGCACTTTGTTGCTTCATTTAGGACTCTATGAGTAAATGAATGtacatttgtaaatatatgACCTCACACAAGAAGCTCTGAACACTGCCAACGCAAAGGAAGAGTTTTAATCCATGAGCagcaaaatatattacattatttatacCTCAGTGCAGTTATTCAAACAGTCActccatttgttttatattacaaaATGAAAGCCTTGCATTAACATCTAAAAGTTACAACAATTTAATCTCAAACGTGCATTACATTTTTCACGCAATGCTAAAAAGAAACTCATTTAAgtgtccactatgtaacttttctggtggagggtccatcacctgcttgtctccatggagaatttaaatgtatttattaccatggagacaagcaagtgatgtcatcaggtcAAGCtgcacgtcagatctgtggagaggcgtttTTCTTTAAACTATTAACATTTCCACGGAGGTAAATAGGTGGCAGtgccttcaccagaaaagttgcatagtgtgcctttaaaggtcctatattacacaaaattgaagtcatgttataaagctgttaactcctcagaaacagacctggagttgtgttttgtttcatttacacatgtttgagtaacactttatcattagtctgtttacatcaccaaaactcaaaatgctctgttccaccttgtgatgtcatgaagtgctagctttcaagttaacagccccttttacctttagttcagtcaagattggcaactccagggctgaaatgatccaaatgattctagtgaaggcgtatggaatTTCAAAACAcaagaacttcctgtattacctcatgacatcacaaggtggaacagagatactccatgtatgtttttcatgaggaaacaacattataacatcgatcagaaaacagtgtagtATGGCACTTTTAACCATTTCACCATGATTCAAATTTGACCTATAAAAAAACTCAGATGATTTCCGTTTCAGCCAATCATTTCACTGCAAATATAGATACAGTATTTCAGTATTAGCCACTTTTGTACTTCTGCTGTGTGTCTATGTGCAGTACAGACAAATGTAATACTGTAACGTACATGTTAGCGTAGTGGAAGACTTTTCAGTTCTTGAATAAAAACGATTCCCTGCTCAGATGCGCTGTTGTGTTGAACCATGCTGATCCCTGAGCGGCCTCGGTTACATCGCATTAGCGCTGTTAGCAGAGCGTTAGCAACAAACACATGCCCCTGCACCCCAGTTTTCTAGCAGGTTCACTGGTTCATTGCTGAAGACAAGACTTGCACGATTATTAACCGTGAAAGATACTCGGTGAGGTCATTGTCTTGGCATAGTGTTCATGTACGAAATAAGACGTTACTGCGAGACATTGTGGGAATAGTTATTATTCCTTGTCATAATCAAAAACATCACAAGAGGTTTTAGGTTAAACCGCGGTTattctattaaaatgtattgtttatttttaatattttacgcAATCTTATCCAGAACATGACAAATTGTAGTGCAACAATCTAATTATATTCACgattagtttcatttttgttcattatgactAGCTGATGAACACTCCACACTACGCAGAtttatacgtttaatgccatactgtggaatagtcCAGGTGAAGCGGTAACATCTCCACAACAAAAGCacttaaaacattataatttccACGTCTTATCTTTCCATTAGCTGAAAGACTATCCACAGGTTTCAAATACTTAAATTCTCAGTA is a window encoding:
- the LOC117378926 gene encoding stathmin-like, whose product is MAEEIQVKELDKRASGQAFEVILGEPDSKGEFPLSPPKKKDVSLEEIQRKLDAAEERRKSQKAEFQKHVAEKREHIKEVQQKAQEENNNFSKMAEEKLNQKMEANKENRTALMAAMNEKFKEKDKKLEEVRKNKETKDGTEEGASED